One Mixta gaviniae genomic window carries:
- the dppA gene encoding dipeptide ABC transporter periplasmic-binding protein DppA: MSISLAKSGVLKVGLSLIAMTVAASVQAKTLVYCSEGSPEGFNPQLFTSGTTYDASSRQVYNRLVEFTIGTTELHPALAEKWDISEDGKTYTFHLRKGVKWHTTKDFKPTRDFNADDVVFTFERQLDKNNKYHGVSGGNYEYFEGMDMPNLLSKVEKVDDYTVRFTLTRQEAPFLADLGMDFASILSAEYADKMLQAGTPEKVDLNPVGTGPFQLLQYQKDSRILYKANADYWGTKPKVDRLVFSITPDASVRYAKLQKGECQVMPYPNPADIARMKQDKNINLMEQPGLNVGYLSFNVEKKPLDNLKVRQALTMAVNKKAIIDAVYQGAGQAAKNLIPPTMWGYNDAVQDYPYDPVKAKALLKEAGMADGFAIDLWAMPVQRPYNPNARRMAEMIQADWAKIGVKAKIVTYEWGEYLKRAKEGEHQTVMMGWTGDNGDPDNFFATLFSCAAAKDGSNYSRWCDKSFEALIQPARATDDHQKRIELYKQAQVVMHDQAPALIIAHSTVYEPVSKKVSNYVVDPLGGHYFVNVDIAE; the protein is encoded by the coding sequence ATGAGTATTTCCTTGGCTAAATCAGGGGTGCTAAAGGTCGGCCTGAGCCTGATTGCAATGACCGTGGCCGCCAGCGTTCAGGCTAAAACGCTGGTCTACTGTTCAGAAGGATCGCCGGAAGGGTTTAACCCGCAGCTGTTCACCTCCGGCACCACCTATGACGCCAGCTCGCGCCAGGTATATAACCGTCTGGTGGAATTCACTATCGGCACCACAGAGCTGCATCCGGCGCTGGCTGAGAAGTGGGACATCAGCGAAGACGGCAAAACCTATACCTTTCACCTGCGTAAAGGGGTGAAGTGGCACACGACGAAAGATTTCAAGCCGACCCGCGACTTCAATGCGGATGATGTGGTGTTCACCTTCGAGCGTCAGCTCGACAAGAACAACAAATATCACGGCGTCTCCGGCGGCAACTACGAATATTTCGAAGGCATGGATATGCCGAACCTGCTCAGCAAAGTTGAGAAGGTGGACGACTATACCGTGCGCTTTACCCTGACGCGTCAGGAAGCGCCGTTCCTGGCCGATCTCGGCATGGATTTTGCCTCGATTCTGTCAGCGGAGTATGCCGACAAGATGCTGCAGGCGGGCACGCCGGAGAAAGTCGACCTCAACCCGGTCGGCACCGGCCCGTTCCAGCTGCTGCAGTACCAAAAAGATTCCCGCATCCTGTATAAGGCTAACGCTGACTACTGGGGCACCAAACCGAAAGTGGATCGCCTGGTCTTCTCTATCACGCCGGACGCATCAGTGCGCTACGCCAAGCTGCAGAAAGGCGAGTGTCAGGTGATGCCCTATCCGAATCCGGCGGATATCGCGCGCATGAAGCAGGATAAAAACATCAACCTGATGGAGCAGCCTGGCCTGAACGTCGGCTATCTCTCCTTCAACGTTGAGAAAAAACCGCTGGATAACCTCAAAGTGCGTCAGGCGCTGACGATGGCGGTGAATAAGAAAGCGATCATCGACGCCGTGTATCAGGGCGCCGGCCAGGCCGCGAAAAACCTCATCCCGCCAACCATGTGGGGCTACAACGATGCGGTGCAGGATTACCCCTACGATCCCGTTAAGGCTAAAGCGTTGCTGAAAGAAGCGGGCATGGCCGACGGTTTCGCCATCGACCTGTGGGCGATGCCGGTACAGCGCCCTTACAACCCGAACGCGCGCCGCATGGCGGAGATGATTCAGGCTGACTGGGCGAAGATCGGCGTAAAAGCCAAAATCGTTACCTATGAGTGGGGCGAGTACCTGAAGCGCGCTAAAGAGGGCGAGCATCAGACGGTGATGATGGGCTGGACCGGCGACAACGGGGATCCGGATAACTTCTTCGCCACGCTGTTCAGCTGCGCGGCCGCCAAAGACGGCTCCAACTATTCACGCTGGTGCGACAAGTCGTTTGAAGCGCTGATTCAGCCCGCCCGCGCGACGGATGACCATCAGAAACGTATCGAACTTTACAAGCAGGCCCAGGTGGTGATGCACGATCAGGCGCCCGCGCTGATTATCGCGCACTCTACGGTGTATGAGCCGGTGAGTAAAAAAGTCTCCAACTATGTGGTGGATCCACTGGGCGGTCACTACTTCGTTAACGTCGATATCGCTGAATAA
- the dppD gene encoding dipeptide ABC transporter ATP-binding protein — translation MALLNIEKLSVHFGDEKAPFRAVDRISYQVEQGQVVGIVGESGSGKSVSSLAIMGLIDFPGRVMADKLEFNQRDLKRISEKERRQLVGSEVAMIFQDPMTSLNPCYTVGYQIMEAIKVHQGGNRRTRRQRAIDLLNQVGIPDPESRLDVYPHQLSGGMSQRVMIAMAIACRPRLLIADEPTTALDVTIQAQIIELLLDLQKQENMALILITHDLALVAEAAQHIIVMYAGQVVETGKASDIFKAPRHPYTQALLRALPEFAADKARLASLPGVVPGKYDRPRGCLLNPRCPYATDHCRVEEPELRDIPGRQSKCHYPLDDAGRPTYAS, via the coding sequence ATGGCGTTATTGAATATAGAAAAACTGTCGGTGCATTTCGGCGATGAGAAAGCACCGTTCCGCGCGGTTGACCGCATCAGCTACCAGGTCGAACAGGGCCAGGTGGTGGGCATCGTCGGCGAATCAGGCTCCGGTAAATCGGTCAGCTCGCTGGCGATTATGGGGCTGATCGACTTCCCCGGCCGCGTTATGGCGGACAAACTGGAGTTCAACCAGCGCGACCTGAAGCGCATCTCCGAAAAAGAGCGCCGCCAGCTGGTGGGCTCCGAAGTGGCGATGATTTTCCAGGATCCGATGACCAGCCTGAACCCCTGCTACACCGTGGGCTATCAGATTATGGAAGCGATCAAGGTGCATCAGGGCGGCAACCGCCGCACCCGGCGCCAGCGCGCCATCGATCTGCTGAACCAGGTCGGTATTCCCGATCCGGAATCGCGCCTGGATGTCTATCCGCATCAGCTTTCCGGCGGCATGAGTCAGCGCGTGATGATCGCCATGGCGATCGCCTGTCGGCCGCGCCTGCTGATCGCCGATGAGCCGACCACCGCGCTTGACGTGACCATTCAGGCGCAGATTATCGAACTGCTGCTCGATCTGCAGAAGCAGGAGAACATGGCGTTGATCCTGATTACTCACGATCTGGCGCTGGTGGCGGAAGCCGCGCAGCACATTATCGTGATGTATGCCGGGCAGGTGGTGGAAACGGGCAAAGCGAGCGATATCTTTAAGGCGCCGCGCCACCCTTACACCCAGGCGCTGTTGCGCGCCCTGCCGGAGTTCGCGGCCGACAAAGCGCGTCTGGCTTCGCTGCCGGGCGTGGTACCGGGGAAATATGACCGTCCCCGCGGCTGTCTGCTGAACCCGCGCTGCCCTTACGCCACCGACCATTGCCGTGTGGAAGAACCTGAATTACGTGATATTCCGGGGCGTCAGTCCAAGTGTCACTATCCGCTGGATGATGCCGGGAGACCAACCTATGCGTCCTGA
- a CDS encoding lysozyme inhibitor LprI family protein: protein MSSFISYSARLALVIGVFNHLSYATMPFDETFSNCFSLPRDTVENNEFDCKTSVFEQSNKELEKEKEKLKAYIYKNYDNPWRLNDTKGAGIEIKDIFWERFNVSQKNWLVSRDAFCAAEAALPGSWASAAGDIEISCIITMNKRRIDEINMLYHPTLDNP from the coding sequence ATGTCATCTTTTATAAGCTATAGCGCCAGGTTAGCTTTAGTAATAGGTGTTTTTAATCATCTTTCTTATGCAACGATGCCGTTCGATGAAACCTTTTCCAACTGTTTTTCTTTGCCAAGAGATACGGTTGAGAATAATGAATTTGATTGTAAAACCAGCGTTTTTGAACAATCAAATAAAGAGCTGGAAAAAGAAAAAGAGAAATTAAAAGCCTACATATACAAAAATTATGATAATCCATGGCGGCTTAATGATACAAAAGGCGCTGGAATAGAAATAAAAGATATTTTTTGGGAAAGATTTAACGTATCGCAAAAAAACTGGCTGGTATCAAGGGATGCATTTTGTGCTGCTGAAGCAGCCTTGCCGGGTTCATGGGCCAGCGCCGCGGGAGATATAGAGATCTCATGCATAATAACAATGAATAAACGCCGAATTGATGAAATCAATATGCTTTATCATCCGACATTAGATAATCCATAA
- the dppF gene encoding dipeptide ABC transporter ATP-binding subunit DppF: MRPETQEQQYLLQAIDLKKHYPVKKGLFGQPRLVKALDGVSFNLERGKTLAVVGESGCGKSTLGRLLTMIETPTEGQLFWHGQDLLKHDREAQSLRRQKIQIVFQNPYGSLNPRKKVSQILEEPLLINTPLSKAERREKTLEMMAKVGLKTEHYDRYPHMFSGGQRQRIAIARGLMLDPDVLIADEPVSALDVSVRAQVLNLMMDLQQDMGLSYVFISHDLSVVEHIADEVMVMYLGRCVEKGSKEAIFANPRHPYTQALLSATPRLNPDDRRERIKLTGELPSPLSPPPGCAFNARCRRRFGTCVQLQPQLKRYGDQQIACFAVDQDEQQQAG; the protein is encoded by the coding sequence ATGCGTCCTGAAACTCAAGAGCAGCAGTATCTGCTGCAGGCAATCGACCTGAAAAAGCACTACCCGGTGAAAAAGGGACTGTTCGGCCAGCCGCGGCTGGTAAAGGCGCTGGACGGCGTCTCCTTTAACCTTGAACGCGGTAAAACCCTGGCGGTAGTGGGTGAATCGGGCTGCGGTAAATCGACGCTCGGCCGCCTGCTGACAATGATTGAAACGCCGACCGAGGGGCAGCTATTCTGGCACGGCCAGGATCTGCTGAAGCACGACCGCGAAGCGCAGTCGCTGCGTCGCCAGAAAATCCAGATTGTGTTCCAGAACCCTTACGGCTCGCTGAACCCGCGTAAAAAAGTCAGCCAGATCCTGGAAGAGCCGCTGCTGATCAACACCCCCCTCAGCAAGGCGGAGCGACGCGAAAAAACGCTGGAGATGATGGCGAAAGTCGGTTTGAAAACCGAACATTACGACCGCTACCCGCATATGTTTTCCGGCGGCCAGCGTCAGCGTATCGCTATCGCCCGCGGCCTGATGCTCGATCCTGATGTGCTGATCGCCGATGAGCCGGTTTCGGCGCTTGATGTGTCGGTGCGCGCGCAGGTGCTGAACCTGATGATGGATCTGCAGCAGGATATGGGGCTTTCCTACGTTTTTATCTCGCACGATCTGTCAGTGGTAGAGCATATTGCCGACGAAGTGATGGTGATGTATCTGGGCCGCTGCGTGGAAAAGGGCAGCAAAGAGGCGATCTTCGCCAATCCGCGCCACCCTTATACTCAGGCGCTGCTTTCCGCCACGCCGCGCCTCAACCCGGACGATCGCCGCGAGCGTATCAAGCTGACCGGCGAGCTGCCCAGCCCGCTCAGCCCGCCGCCCGGCTGCGCGTTTAACGCTCGCTGCCGCCGCCGTTTTGGCACCTGCGTCCAGCTGCAGCCGCAGCTGAAACGCTACGGCGACCAGCAGATCGCCTGCTTCGCCGTCGACCAGGACGAGCAGCAGCAAGCGGGATAA
- a CDS encoding HD domain-containing protein, which yields MQSLEERARRFATEIHAAAGQRRKYTDEPYIVHPAAVVELVRSVTDDENMLAAAWLHDTVEDTRATLEDIAQQFGDEVAGLVGMLTDKKQPQAKNRAARKVAHFRHTADASPAAQTIKLADIIDNTRAIVQYDPHFARIYLVEKQVQITLLREGSAELWRQAQVIIEQGIAQLRQRPYNVPQAWFEKQAAKYAM from the coding sequence ATGCAGTCACTGGAAGAACGGGCAAGACGCTTCGCGACAGAAATCCACGCCGCCGCCGGTCAGCGGCGCAAATATACCGATGAGCCGTACATCGTTCATCCCGCCGCGGTGGTTGAACTGGTGCGCAGCGTCACCGATGACGAGAACATGCTGGCCGCCGCCTGGCTGCATGACACAGTGGAAGATACCCGCGCCACGCTGGAGGATATCGCGCAGCAGTTCGGCGATGAGGTGGCGGGGCTGGTGGGTATGCTGACGGATAAAAAGCAGCCGCAGGCGAAAAACCGCGCCGCGCGCAAGGTCGCGCATTTCCGCCATACCGCCGATGCCTCACCTGCGGCGCAGACCATTAAGCTGGCGGATATTATCGATAATACCCGCGCTATCGTGCAGTACGATCCGCATTTCGCCCGCATTTACCTGGTGGAGAAGCAGGTGCAGATTACGCTACTGCGCGAAGGCAGCGCAGAACTCTGGCGTCAGGCACAGGTGATTATCGAACAGGGTATCGCCCAGCTGCGTCAACGGCCTTATAACGTGCCGCAAGCCTGGTTTGAGAAACAGGCAGCAAAATACGCGATGTAA
- the eptB gene encoding kdo(2)-lipid A phosphoethanolamine 7''-transferase translates to MNYIKSLTQQKLSLLLSLYIGILLNLPIFYRRFDPFLNKSTLTDWLSAGAEVLAIVLLTFFLMRLLSLGGKLFYRILATGLVLISVAAAYYMAFFNVVIGYGIVASVMTTDIDLSKEVVGYQFVLWMVLVSALPLLMIWRNRLRMTLIEQLKTPGQRLKPIGIMLLAVALVWLPIRYFDKLQKANEEITNIDLPSYGGVVAHSYLPSNWLSALGLFTWTRLDEAVDGQELLDPAKKFTYVAPPGIDDTYVVFVIGETTRWDHMGLLGYERDTTPKLSHEKNLVAFRGQSCDTATKLSLRCMFVREGGTMDNPGRTLKEENVFAVLKSLGFSSELFAMQSEVWFYDNSHADNFAFREQIGSERRNQGKPVDDMLLIPELKASLDRHPNGKHLVVLHTKGSHYLYSQRYPRSYARYTPECMGVDDKCSKAQLINAFDNSVLYTDSVLDSVYDQLRGKKAIVFYAADHGESISDNMHLHGTPREMAPPEQFRVPMIVWASDSWLADGHNKQAFERLQAQQRVGQTHRHVELFDTILGCLGYTSPDGGIKAGNNWCQAPAAAAVSKS, encoded by the coding sequence ATGAATTACATAAAATCACTCACTCAGCAAAAGCTGTCTCTTTTGCTGTCGCTCTATATTGGCATTCTGTTGAATTTGCCCATATTTTACCGTCGGTTTGATCCTTTTCTGAATAAATCCACGCTCACCGACTGGCTGTCGGCGGGGGCGGAAGTGTTGGCTATCGTCCTGCTGACCTTCTTCCTGATGCGTCTGCTGTCGCTGGGCGGCAAGCTGTTTTACCGCATTCTTGCCACCGGCCTGGTGTTGATTTCCGTGGCCGCCGCCTACTATATGGCCTTTTTCAATGTGGTAATCGGCTACGGCATCGTGGCCTCGGTGATGACCACCGATATCGATCTGTCGAAAGAGGTGGTGGGCTATCAGTTTGTCCTGTGGATGGTGCTGGTCAGCGCGCTGCCGCTGCTGATGATCTGGCGCAATCGTCTGCGCATGACCTTGATCGAACAGCTGAAAACACCGGGCCAGCGCCTGAAGCCGATAGGCATTATGCTGCTGGCGGTGGCGCTGGTGTGGCTGCCGATCCGTTATTTCGACAAGCTGCAAAAGGCGAATGAAGAGATCACCAATATCGACCTGCCGAGCTACGGCGGCGTGGTGGCGCACTCTTATCTGCCGTCTAACTGGCTGTCGGCGTTGGGGCTGTTCACCTGGACGCGCCTTGATGAAGCGGTGGATGGTCAGGAGCTGCTGGATCCGGCGAAGAAATTCACCTATGTGGCGCCGCCGGGCATTGACGATACCTATGTGGTGTTTGTGATTGGCGAAACCACCCGCTGGGACCATATGGGCCTGCTGGGCTACGAGCGCGATACCACGCCGAAGCTCTCTCATGAGAAGAACCTGGTGGCGTTCCGCGGCCAGTCATGCGATACCGCCACCAAGCTCTCGCTGCGCTGCATGTTTGTGCGTGAAGGCGGCACCATGGATAACCCAGGCCGGACGCTGAAAGAAGAGAACGTGTTCGCAGTGCTGAAATCGCTGGGCTTCAGCTCTGAGCTGTTCGCCATGCAGAGCGAAGTCTGGTTTTATGACAACAGCCATGCAGATAACTTCGCCTTCCGCGAGCAGATCGGTTCTGAGCGCCGTAACCAGGGGAAACCGGTTGACGATATGCTGCTGATCCCGGAGCTGAAAGCGTCGCTCGATCGCCATCCCAACGGCAAACATCTGGTGGTGCTGCATACTAAAGGTTCGCACTATCTCTATTCCCAGCGCTATCCGCGCAGCTACGCGCGTTACACGCCGGAGTGTATGGGTGTGGATGATAAGTGCAGTAAGGCGCAGCTGATCAACGCCTTTGATAACTCGGTACTGTATACCGACAGCGTGCTGGACAGCGTGTATGACCAGCTGCGCGGTAAGAAAGCGATCGTCTTCTACGCCGCCGACCACGGCGAATCGATCAGCGACAATATGCACCTGCACGGCACGCCGCGTGAAATGGCGCCGCCGGAGCAGTTCCGCGTGCCGATGATCGTCTGGGCCTCCGACAGCTGGCTGGCGGATGGACATAACAAGCAGGCGTTTGAGCGGTTACAGGCGCAGCAGCGCGTAGGGCAGACCCATCGCCATGTGGAGCTGTTTGATACCATCCTTGGCTGCCTGGGCTATACCTCGCCGGACGGCGGTATTAAAGCGGGCAATAACTGGTGTCAGGCGCCCGCCGCCGCGGCGGTAAGTAAGAGCTAA
- the dppC gene encoding dipeptide ABC transporter permease DppC has product MSVVDPGSVSAAPKPMTPFQEFWHYFKRNKGAVTGLVYIVIMVLVAVFAGLLAPHGPAEQFRDALLHPPVWQEGGSWQYILGTDDVGRDVLSRLMYGARLSLLVGCLVVLLSLILGVILGLLAGYVGGAVDASIMRLVDIMLALPSLLLALVLVAIFGPSIVNASLALTFVALPHYIRLTRAAVLVEVNRDYVTASGVAGAGALRQMFVNILPNCLAPLIVQASLGFSNAILDMAALGFLGMGAQPPTPEWGTMLSDVLQYAQSAWWVVTFPGVVILLTVLAFNLMGDGLRDALDPKLKQ; this is encoded by the coding sequence ATGTCTGTAGTCGATCCTGGCAGCGTAAGCGCTGCACCCAAGCCGATGACCCCTTTTCAGGAATTCTGGCACTACTTTAAACGCAACAAGGGCGCAGTAACGGGCCTGGTCTATATCGTGATTATGGTGCTGGTGGCGGTGTTCGCTGGCCTGCTGGCGCCGCACGGCCCGGCGGAACAGTTCCGCGACGCGCTGCTGCACCCGCCGGTCTGGCAGGAGGGCGGCAGCTGGCAATATATTCTCGGCACCGACGATGTTGGTCGCGACGTGCTGTCGCGCCTGATGTACGGCGCGCGCCTCTCGCTGCTGGTAGGCTGCCTGGTGGTGCTGCTGTCGCTGATCCTCGGCGTCATCCTCGGCCTGCTGGCCGGCTACGTCGGCGGCGCGGTCGATGCCAGCATCATGCGCCTGGTGGACATTATGCTGGCGCTGCCGAGCCTGCTGCTGGCGCTGGTGCTGGTGGCGATTTTCGGTCCGTCGATCGTTAACGCCTCGCTGGCGCTGACCTTCGTGGCGCTGCCGCACTATATCCGCCTGACCCGCGCCGCGGTGCTGGTGGAGGTGAACCGCGATTACGTCACCGCCTCCGGCGTGGCGGGCGCCGGCGCGCTGCGTCAGATGTTCGTCAATATTCTGCCGAACTGCCTGGCACCGCTGATTGTCCAGGCATCGCTGGGGTTCTCCAACGCGATTCTGGATATGGCCGCGCTGGGCTTTCTCGGTATGGGCGCGCAGCCGCCGACGCCGGAGTGGGGCACCATGCTCTCCGACGTTCTGCAGTATGCGCAAAGCGCCTGGTGGGTGGTCACTTTCCCTGGGGTGGTGATCCTGCTGACGGTACTGGCGTTTAACCTGATGGGCGATGGCTTGCGTGATGCGCTCGACCCGAAACTCAAGCAGTAA
- the dppB gene encoding dipeptide ABC transporter permease DppB: MLQFILRRLGLVIPTFIGITLLTFAFVHLIPGDPVLIMAGERGISPERHAQLMAQLGLDQPMWKQYLTYINGVMHGDLGISLKSRTPVWDEFVPRFKATLELGFCAMLFAMIVGIPVGVLAAVKRGSIFDHTAVGISLTGYSMPIFWWGIMLIMLVSVQLNLTPVSGRLGDAVFLDDTQPLTGFVLIDTLIWGEAGDFKDAVMHMILPAIVLGTIPLAVIVRMTRSSMLEVLGEDYIRTARAKGLTRMRVIVVHALRNAMLPVVTVIGLQIGTLLAGAILTETIFSWPGLGRWLIEALQRRDYPVVQGGVLMVATLIILVNLLVDLLYGVVNPRIRHKK; encoded by the coding sequence ATGCTGCAGTTCATACTCCGACGTTTGGGCCTGGTAATCCCAACGTTTATCGGTATCACCCTTTTAACCTTCGCATTTGTGCATCTGATCCCCGGCGATCCGGTGCTGATCATGGCTGGCGAACGCGGGATCTCTCCGGAACGTCACGCGCAGCTGATGGCGCAGTTAGGCCTCGATCAGCCGATGTGGAAACAGTACCTCACCTATATCAATGGCGTCATGCACGGCGACCTTGGCATCTCGTTGAAAAGCCGCACCCCGGTCTGGGACGAGTTCGTGCCGCGCTTTAAGGCGACGCTGGAGCTGGGCTTCTGCGCCATGCTGTTCGCGATGATCGTCGGCATTCCGGTCGGCGTGCTGGCGGCAGTGAAGCGCGGCTCTATTTTCGACCACACCGCGGTCGGCATCTCCCTGACCGGCTATTCGATGCCGATTTTCTGGTGGGGCATCATGCTGATCATGCTGGTGTCGGTGCAGCTCAACCTGACGCCGGTTTCCGGGCGGCTCGGCGATGCGGTATTCCTTGACGATACCCAGCCGCTGACCGGCTTCGTGCTGATCGACACCCTGATCTGGGGCGAGGCGGGCGATTTCAAAGACGCGGTAATGCATATGATCCTGCCCGCTATCGTGCTGGGCACCATTCCGCTGGCGGTGATCGTGCGTATGACGCGCTCCTCGATGCTGGAAGTGCTGGGCGAGGACTATATCCGCACCGCGCGCGCCAAAGGGCTGACGCGTATGCGGGTGATTGTGGTCCACGCGCTGCGTAACGCCATGCTGCCGGTGGTGACGGTGATTGGTCTGCAGATCGGCACGCTGCTGGCGGGCGCCATCCTGACCGAAACCATCTTCTCCTGGCCCGGTCTGGGACGCTGGCTGATTGAAGCATTGCAGCGCCGCGACTATCCGGTAGTGCAGGGCGGCGTGCTGATGGTGGCCACGCTGATTATCCTGGTTAACCTGCTGGTTGACCTGCTTTATGGCGTGGTTAACCCACGCATCCGACACAAAAAATAA
- a CDS encoding MarR family winged helix-turn-helix transcriptional regulator yields MSTHQDDKKAPGAPLLLDNQLCFALYSANLAMHKLYRQLLTQLDITYPQYLVMLVLWERDDVTVSDIGERLFLDSATLTPLLKRLEAAGLVSRQRSRQDERQVVVTLTEQGRALREKALSIPESVICASDCDVETLQALKGQLDRLRDKLIR; encoded by the coding sequence ATGAGTACACATCAAGATGACAAAAAAGCGCCGGGCGCGCCACTGTTGCTGGATAACCAGCTCTGTTTCGCCCTCTATTCTGCCAACCTGGCGATGCATAAGCTCTATCGCCAGCTGCTGACACAGCTTGATATCACCTATCCGCAATATCTGGTGATGCTGGTGCTGTGGGAGCGCGATGACGTGACGGTCTCCGATATCGGCGAGCGGCTGTTTCTCGATTCCGCCACGCTGACGCCGCTGTTGAAACGGCTGGAAGCGGCGGGGCTGGTGTCGCGCCAGCGCTCGCGGCAGGATGAGCGCCAGGTGGTGGTAACGCTGACGGAGCAGGGCCGCGCGCTGCGTGAAAAAGCGTTGAGCATTCCTGAATCGGTGATCTGCGCTTCCGACTGCGATGTCGAAACGCTGCAGGCGCTGAAAGGCCAGCTGGATCGGCTGCGCGATAAGCTTATTCGCTAA
- a CDS encoding peptidoglycan-binding protein produces the protein MKKLQRMVADAGYRLATGRRLAVDGICGQQTVEAIRWYQRLLHLSPSGLVTPVSVCFMSALNAMSPANQPREAGGLLRVSAGQFTFDNEGQDYLTAAVPYRAVPARWFSRVLHWPGGVSGVTLGRGFDMKQRSAGEIYSILRRAGLEEHKATICSRAAGLSGRTAQQFVTVFGPMVGEMTHRQQIELFELVYPGYVSLAKHYYLRHTKKLQIVQEAVSWEAMDTKIKDVYVDIVYQGVDDIKMLTRAAAKNKRDKMIALIEQSNLYMKYEKQRKRICHLL, from the coding sequence GTGAAAAAGCTGCAGCGTATGGTGGCCGATGCGGGCTACAGGCTGGCGACCGGACGACGGCTGGCGGTTGACGGTATTTGCGGCCAGCAGACGGTCGAAGCGATACGCTGGTATCAACGGCTGCTGCATCTTTCACCTTCCGGGCTGGTGACGCCCGTTTCCGTTTGCTTTATGAGCGCATTGAATGCAATGTCGCCCGCTAATCAGCCGCGGGAAGCGGGCGGTTTACTGCGGGTCAGCGCCGGGCAGTTCACGTTTGATAACGAAGGGCAAGACTATCTCACTGCGGCGGTGCCTTATCGGGCTGTGCCCGCCCGCTGGTTTTCACGCGTGCTGCACTGGCCGGGAGGCGTGTCCGGCGTGACGTTAGGACGCGGTTTTGATATGAAACAGCGCAGCGCAGGGGAGATCTACAGCATATTACGACGGGCTGGCCTGGAAGAGCATAAGGCGACAATCTGTTCCCGCGCGGCGGGGCTGAGTGGCAGAACGGCGCAGCAGTTTGTCACGGTGTTTGGCCCCATGGTCGGCGAGATGACTCATCGGCAACAGATTGAGCTGTTTGAGTTGGTTTATCCCGGATATGTCAGCCTGGCTAAACACTATTATCTTAGACACACGAAGAAATTACAGATTGTTCAGGAGGCGGTTAGCTGGGAAGCGATGGATACAAAGATAAAAGATGTTTATGTTGATATCGTTTATCAGGGCGTTGATGACATAAAAATGTTAACCAGAGCGGCAGCAAAAAATAAAAGAGATAAAATGATAGCCTTAATTGAACAAAGTAACCTTTATATGAAATATGAAAAACAAAGGAAAAGGATATGTCATCTTTTATAA
- a CDS encoding organic hydroperoxide resistance protein, which translates to MSLEKVIYRAKAKATGGRDGRATSSDGVLDVKLGVPKEMGGAGGEATNPEQLFAAGYSACFLGAMKFVAARDKIAMPKEAFIEGEVGIGPLPTGFGIEATLNIHLPGMDQAEAEKLVEAAHIVCPYSNATRDNIDVNLNIINA; encoded by the coding sequence ATGTCTTTAGAAAAAGTCATCTATCGTGCAAAAGCAAAAGCGACGGGTGGACGCGATGGCCGCGCCACCTCTTCTGACGGCGTGCTGGATGTGAAGCTGGGCGTGCCGAAAGAGATGGGCGGCGCCGGCGGCGAAGCCACCAACCCGGAGCAGCTGTTTGCTGCTGGCTACTCCGCCTGCTTCCTGGGCGCGATGAAGTTCGTGGCCGCCCGCGACAAAATTGCTATGCCGAAAGAGGCCTTTATCGAAGGCGAAGTGGGCATTGGCCCGCTGCCGACCGGTTTCGGCATTGAAGCTACGCTGAATATCCACCTGCCGGGCATGGATCAGGCGGAAGCGGAGAAACTGGTCGAGGCGGCGCATATTGTTTGCCCTTACTCTAACGCCACCCGTGACAATATCGACGTCAACCTGAATATCATCAACGCGTGA